The Procambarus clarkii isolate CNS0578487 chromosome 37, FALCON_Pclarkii_2.0, whole genome shotgun sequence genome window below encodes:
- the LOC123765794 gene encoding macro domain-containing protein PG1779, with amino-acid sequence MGLVYYLSTTRQAVTSRLSAGLTAIFSSSQLVRVKQHLEAPPRRSCGGARCVSSGVSANMSKFEEDKRRCLGLSLEERRKRYKCGSKFATLQTIAPWPDYYKMNRLAVDKMRLSDSSVAKILQGSCYKVDADLNRKVSVFVGDITTLEVDAIVNAANNTLRGGGGVDGAIHRAAGYSLLNECQSLNGCDTGDAKITGGYSLPARYVIHTVGPMGELPSVLESCYRRALQLAIENNVRTVAFPCISTGVYGYPNESAVRVVLPIVRTMLESHKDKFDRIIFCLFLSVDIDFYHRYLPVFFPLP; translated from the coding sequence ATGGGTCTTGTTTACTACCTGTCTACGACCCGTCAGGCCGTCACTTCCCGTCTCTCAGCGGGATTGACAGCTATTTTCTCCTCGTCTCAACTGgtgagggtgaagcagcacctcgAGGCACCTCCCCGGAGGTCTTGTGGAGGAGCAAGGTGCGTCAGCAGCGGCGTGAGTGCCAACATGAGCAAATTCGAGGAGGACAAGAGGCGGTGTCTGGGGCTGTCTCTGGAGGAGAGGCGCAAGAGGTACAAGTGCGGCTCCAAGTTTGCCACCCTCCAGACCATCGCACCATGGCCAGATTATTACAAGATGAACAGACTTGCCGTCGACAAGATGAGGTTGAGCGACTCTAGCGTGGCCAAGATACTTCAGGGGAGCTGTTACAAGGTGGACGCCGACCTTAATCGGAAGGTGAGCGTCTTCGTAGGGGACATCACCACCTTAGAGGTGGATGCTATCGTCAACGCCGCCAACAACACTCTGCGAGGGGGCGGTGGGGTTGACGGGGCCATACATAGGGCAGCTGGGTATTCCCTGTTAAATGAGTGCCAGAGCCTTAATGGCTGCGACACGGGCGATGCCAAGATCACCGGAGGCTACTCCCTGCCTGCCCGATATGTCATTCACACCGTGGGGCCCATGGGAGAGCTGCCCTCTGTGCTCGAGTCCTGCTACAGGCGGGCACTGCAGCTGGCGATTGAGAACAATGTAAGGACTGTGGCCTTTCCCTGCATATCGACGGGGGTGTATGGGTATCCCAACGAGTCGGCCGTCAGGGTCGTCCTGCCCATCGTCAGGACGATGCTGGAGTCGCACAAGGATAAATTCGATCGCATAATTTTCTGCCTCTTTCTATCTGTAGACATTGACTTCTACCATCGCTACCTGCCCGTGTTTTTTCCATTGCCATAA